A portion of the Magnolia sinica isolate HGM2019 chromosome 17, MsV1, whole genome shotgun sequence genome contains these proteins:
- the LOC131231845 gene encoding glutathione S-transferase F13-like, with protein sequence MALKLYGAAMSTCASRVMFCLNEKGVDFELVPVNLAAGEHKQPSYLATKNPFGQIPAFEDGDLTLFESRAVSRYVATKYKEKGTDLLRFNNLKELGLVEVWLEVESQTFNPPISAIVYQISISPLFGGTTNNQVVEENAEKLAKVLDVYEERLSKSKYLAGDFFSLADLHHISYTHYLMKTPKASLITSRPHVKAWWDSISSRPAIKKVTADMNFA encoded by the exons ATGGCACTCAAGTTGTACGGTGCAGCCATGTCCACGTGCGCCTCACGTGTTATGTTCTGTCTAAACGAGAAAGGCGTCGATTTCGAACTAGTTCCGGTCAATCTCGCGGCAGGAGAACACAAACAGCCTTCCTACCTCGCCACCAAAAAC ccGTTCGGTCAAATCCCCGCGTTCGAGGACGGCGATCTTACGCTCTTTG AATCACGCGCAGTCAGTAGGTACGTAGCGACCAAGTACAAAGAGAAGGGTACAGATCTTCTGAGGTTTAACAACCTCAAAGAATTAGGATTGGTTGAGGTGTGGTTGGAAGTGGAGTCccagacattcaatcctccaatCTCAGCCATTGTTTATCAGATCTCCATCAGTCCATTGTTCGGTGGGACCACAAATAATCAAGTGGTCGAGGAGAATGCAGAGAAGCTGGCCAAGGTTCTCGATGTCTATGAAGAGAGGCTGTCAAAGAGCAAGTACTTAGCTGGGGATTTCTTCAGCTTAGCTGATCTGCATCACATCTCATACACTCATTACCTCATGAAGACTCCTAAAGCTTCTCTCATTACCTCACGCCCGCATGTGAAGGCCTGGTGGGACAGCATTTCATCACGGCCAGCCATCAAGAAAGTCACGGCGGATATGAACTTTgcatga